Below is a genomic region from Bacillus mycoides.
ATTTTTTCTTTATATTGATCTAACTTTTGTTTTACTTGTTTATCAGGCTCTACACCTTCATGGTACGTTGTAATAACTTCAGCTTTTTTCTTCACAATATCTTTTGTTTTTCTATCAATCGTTACATCTACATCAGAGAAAGCCATCCCGTAAGAGTTCGCTTGCACGATAAGTTTATTATTTACAGTACCATTTACGTACGTATGACTATGTCCGCCGAAAATAACATCAACTTCGGGATCTGTTTCATTTGCAATGCGAGTAAGGTCACCGTTTGTTACACCAGTGTCATCAGTTGTACCTCCAACGTGTGCAAGGACTACGATAGATTTAACGCCGAGACGCTTTAATTGTTGTGTGGATTTATTAATAGCCTCTACTTCATCAGTGATTTCTACATTTTTAAGCATAGTAGGCATAACGACATTCGGTGTATCCGTTGTAACAACTCCAATGAACCCTACAGGAACTCCGTCAACCATTTTTACAGTGAATGGTGGTAAAAATAAGCGGCCAGTTGATTTATTATAGAAGTTTGCAGCGACATAAGGGAAGTTTGCTCCTTTGAAATTCCCTGTTTTTTCATGATATCCACCATAAATGAGGCGTCGCATTTCATCAATGCCTTCATCAAATTCATGATTTCCAATTGTACCAACATCAAACTTTAAGTCATTTAAAAATTCAATAGTTGGTTCGTCCTGTAATAAAGCAGAAACTGGTGGGCTAGCTCCGACGATATCTCCAGCATGTACAAGAAGTGTATTAGGGTTTTGTTTTTTGTGTTCTTTTAAATAAGTAGCTAAGTAATCAGCACCACCAGCTTCTTTATTGTTAATTTTTTTTACAGTATCTAGTTGTCCATGGAAATCATTAATACCAAGCATTTGTACGTCTATGTATCGGTTTTGTTCGGCAGGAGCCTGAGATGGAGGAGCGGCGAATACGCTTGAAAAAGTAATAGTGCTTAAAACAGCAACAGCAGGAATAATTTTTTTCCACATAATTAATTTCTCCTTTTTTTATAATCTGACATCATACGACATAATTTTAATAGATTACTAGGATTATATCTATATAAAAATTTAGTTTTTTCGAAAAATTAACATATTTACAAAAGATAAATAATAGAGTAGGGAACCTTTTTTATTGTCGATTTCGCCGTGTATCCTCTATAATGGAGAAAAAAGTAAAAGGTGAATAGTATGAAGAAAAAGAAGCAAAGACAAACACAAAGACACTCTCAAATGAATCAACCAGAGAAAGAATCACTTACACTAGGTGATCAATTGAACGATTCGTTAATGCAACAATTAAAGAATAAGAAAAAAGAGTTGCAAGTGAGAGAAGAGAAAAAAGAGGCAGCAGAACAAGAAAGAAAGCGTAAGGAACAAAAAGAACGTGAAAAGAATAAATCATTTGAAGAACTGTTAAGTGAAAGTAGCCTTACTTGGAAAGACTTTAAATAATAAAAAGATGATCAGTGAAATGCCGCTGATCATTTTTTTGACGAGTTTGTAAGAAAAGGGGAGTTAGAATGAGGGAAATTGTAGTCGTTCCGTATGAAAATCATTGGAGTGAGAAATTCCAAATGGAAGCCGAAAGATTAAAATCGGCGATGCCAGAAATGGTGAAAGTCCATCATATTGGAAGTACGTCAGTGCCAGGACTGGCAGCTAAACCTATTATAGATATGATTATGGAAGTAGAGAGTCTCGACAGAGTAGATCATTGGAATGAACGTTTTAAAGAGCTTGGTTACATCGTAAAAGGGGAAAATGGTATTTCAAGACGTCGTTATTTTATTCATGGGACTGAGGAAAAACGCTCGTATCATTTGCACGTATTTGAAAAAGGGAATCCTGAGATAGTAAGGCATTTATCGTTTCGTGATTACATGATGGCTCATTGCGAAGAAGCAGAGGCATATGCAAATTTAAAGAAAGAACTAGCGGAAAAATATACATATGATGGCACGATGTATACGGAAGGAAAAAATGAGTTTGTACGTAATGTTGATGAAAAAGCGAAAGAATGGAAAGGAAATAAAGTGAATGACTGAGTTCACTTTATTTTTTTAAATGTGTATAAAAGTATTATGTAAACTGTACGTATGTTTTGACTTTTTGGATGAATCTTGTTGAAATAAAGTGGTGGTTTATAAAAAATGTAACATTGAAAGGGAGAGCGAGTGTGCATATTCCAACAACTACACTTCATAATGGCGTGAAAATGCCGATGATTGGTCTAGGCGTTTATAAAGCGAAAGAAGGCGACGAAGTTAAACAAGCAGTAAAAACAGCGTTAGAAGTTGGATACCGTTCGATTGATACAGCAACTGTATATGAAAATGAAAGCGGTGTCGGAGAAGCGGTTCGTGAATCTGGAATCCCGCGAGAAGACTTGTTTATTACAACAAAAGTTTGGAACGACGATCAAGGGTACGAGGAGACGCTCGAGGCGTTTGAAAAAAGTTTAAAGAAATTACAAATGGAGTATGTAGATTTATATTTAATCCATTGGCCGATAAGAGGGAAGTATGTTGATACGTACCGTGCTTTAGAAAAGCTATATGAAGAAGGTAAAGTGCGCGCGATTGGTGTTTCTAATTTTCATAAACATCATTTAGAACTGTTATTACCAAATTGTAAAGTGAAGCCGATGGTCAACCAAGTGGAACTTCATCCGATGTTAGCGCAATTTGAATTGCGTGATTTCTGTCAAGGTGAGCAAATTCAGATGGAAGCGTGGAGTCCTTTAATGAGAGGCGGCGAAGTATTCCAGCATCCAATTATTCAGGCTATTTCTAAAAAATATGAAAAGTCACCTGCACAAGTTATCTTAAGGTGGGATATTCAAAGTGGGATTGTGACTATTCCTAAATCTGTTACGCCATCTCGTATTAAAGAGAACTTTACTATTTTTGATTTCTTATTAACTGAAGAAGAGATGGATCAAATTAATACGTTAAATCGTAATTTACATGTAGGAACGAATCCTGATAAATATGATACGTTATAAAAAAAGACTGCCGCCTAGTGTTGGGGGGCAGTCTTTTGCTTTTATCGGTATCAATATTTTAGCGATGTAAAGCATATGAATCATACTTAACAATCTTTTGAAGTTGTACATATTCTTCTTTTGTTAAAGATAACTGTTGGCTAGCTTGTATATTTTCTTGCAATTGTTGAATAGAGCTTGCACCAGGTATAACAGCTGCAACAGTTTCGTTATGTAAGCAATATTGAATAGCCGTTCCTGTTAAAGAACTTTCTCCGATTATTTCTTTTACACTCGCGAGTGTCGAATATAACTCATCGTAAGAATAAGAGAGGTAATCTTTTTCTTTTACTCTTTCTATCTTTCTTGCATTATTGTTAGTTAAAATCCCTTTTGCAAGTGGTCCGCGAGCAATAACGCTAATTTGCTGTTCATTAAGAAGCGGGAACCATTCTTCAGGGCGACGATTTAAAAGGCTGTATTCCATTAATATGCTAACGATATTTGATCGTTTTGCATACTCACGAATGACATTTGGACGTATAGAAGAGATACCATAATGACGAATAATCCCTTCTTTTTTTAATTCTTCAAAGGCTTCAACTGTTTCATCTATAGGATCTTCAATCGTCCCGCCATGAAGTTGATATAAATCAATATAATCTGTTTGAAGTCTACGTAAACTCTCTTTTACTTCGGCCTTTATATAAGCTTTAGAAGGATCCCAAGACCAACCGTTTTTTTCTTCTGTCCATCGATTTCCAACCTTCGTTGTAAGAACAATTTGGTCACGTTTTCCTTTCAGAGCTTTTCCAACAAATTCTTCATTTAATCCATAATCGTATAAGTCCGCTGTATCAAAAAAATTAATTCCTAAATCGATTGCCTCATCGATAATACGCATAGCTTCAGCCTCAGATGCACCGAGAGACATACAGCCAAATCCAATTTCTGTAACATATAAATCTGAGTTTCCTAATTGACGTTTTTTCATAGGTCAACCTCCTTACCTTTATTGTACGAAAGGGGAAGGAGGTTGACAAACGTTTACTTTTTGCCTCGCATTAACGGGCAGTAAGACTCCCACCTTAAACTTCGGCATATGCGAGGAAGTTAGGTGGGAGATTAACTGCCCGTAAAAGCCCGATTGGTTCAACTAATAATCAGAGGGGATGCCCCCTCTGATTAAAGTTTCACTTTATTTGCTGTAATCCACTCTTGTACAGTTGTATACTCTTTTCCGTATTGTTTTAGCTTATGACGAATTTGCCATGCTTTGCCGACTAAAGTGACGCGATTTGGTAAAATGTAAACTTTCATTTCTATCACGCTCCTTTCAATGTGGTAAAATGTATGAAGAACGATTAGGAAATAGAACAGGGAGATGAAGTAGTATGAGTAATCTTGCAGAAAGAACAGTAAAAACTGAACCGATTTTTGATGGTAGAGTTATAAAAGTTCGTGTTGATGATGTAGTATTACCAAATGGAGAAATGAGTAAACGTGAAATCGTAAATCACCCTGGGGCAGTTGCTATTATTGCTATTACTGATGAGGGGAAAATTGTACTCGTTGAGCAGTATCGTAAAGCTCTCGAAAAGGCAATTGTGGAAATTCCTGCTGGGAAGTTAGAACCTGGGGAAAAGCCAGAGGTAACAGCAGTTCGTGAATTAGAAGAAGAAACAGGATATGTATGTGAAAATATGGAGCTTATTACATCTTTCTATACATCACCTGGTTTTGCAGATGAGATTTTATATGTATATAAAGCGACAGGATTAAAACAAAAAGAAAATAAAGCAGCTTTAGATGAAGATGAATTTGTGGAATTAATGGAAGTGTCATTAGAAGAAGCGATTGATCTTATGAAAGACCTTCACATACATGATGCTAAGACGATGTTTGCAGTACAATATTTACAATTACAAAAATAAACACTCGCCTAAGGCGAGTGTTTTTAGTTGATTTTTGCATATACACGTGCATCGCGTAAGCTGCCATCGGGTGCTAGGAAATCATTTTCCATTGTACCTTCTAAAATAAATTCTAGACGTTCTGCTAAGTTACATGCATTTATATTTGTTGCATCAGTACGAATTTCAATTCTTCTAGCACCTAGTTTATCAAATGCAAATTGAATCGCACCTTTAATGGCTTCTGTCATATAGCCATGCTTTGTATAAGCGCTATGTAGCCAAAAGTGAAGTGAAAACTTTGGAATATCCCAGTTTTCAGGCTTGAGCGTAATAGCTCCGATGAATGTACCAGATACTTTATCGTATAAGTGGAAATCAAGTGTTTCACGAAGTAAAAACTGTCCGTGAGCTTCGCGAACAATTTCTTCAGCACGTTCTTCTGTTTCAGCTGTAATTGGCATCCATGGTAATAAGTCTTCTAGCGAAGCTTGGATTGCTTCATATACTTCTGTGCCATCACCTGGAAACGGCTTACGTACTTGCAAGCGCTCAGTTTGAAATAATGTTGGAAAATCTAATAATAATGGTTTCAAGAGAAATCCCTCCTATTCTCTACTTTTTAGTTTAGCAAAGTAGAGCGGAATTTCAATGCTAATTCGTCATACTTTTTTTCTTTCTTTCATACATTTTTAGTAAGAGTGTGAACGGAGGGAAGGAAAATGTGGCGAAAAACGTGGCAAGACCGTTTAATGTCTCACATACAGGAAAATTCTTCACTATATATATTTAATGCGGTTTTATTACTGATGGGAGTAATATTTGGAGCGATTCTTGTGAATAGTTTACAAATAAACCAAAAGCAAGATTTATCATTTTATTTACAGCGTTTTTTTGGACAAGTTTCTAAAGGAGAATTTGCTGTCGCAGGCGAAATGTTTCGAGAAAGTTACTTTTCGCAATTAAAATATATCGGTTTTATTTGGATTTTGGGGATTTCAATTATTGGGTTGCCGCTCATTTTTATCTTACTATTTTTAAAAGGGGTAGTTGTTGGATTTACAGTAGGTTTTTTAGTAAGTCAGCACGGATGGAATGGACTATTATTAGCATTTGTATCTGTATTGCCACAAAATTTAATTATAATTCCTGTATTTCTCGTAATGACAACAATTGCTGCAAGCTTTTCCTTACGCATGATTAGGCATCAATTTATTCGGAAAATAACTGAGCCACTATTACCGTTATTAATTCGCTATACATGCTTTTTTCTCGTGATTGGAGCGGTATTAGCTATTGCTTCCAGTGTCGAAGTGTATGCATCACCAGTTTTAATGAAAGAAGTTGTGGAGGCTATTAACAAACAATAAATACTTTTTGAGAATAATTATCAATTTGTTTTTATTGTTTTTCTTTTGACAGGAGCCCTTCTTCTGATATAATGGTGTAAGAGTGGCGAGGAGGGAGTAGTACCGAATGGAAGAAAGAATTGAACGAATTAAGAAGCAATTACATGCAGCGAGCTATAAATTGACACCACAACGTGAAGCAACAGTTCGTGTGCTGCTAGAAAATGAAGAAGATCATTTAAGCGCAGAAGATGTATACCTCCTTGTAAAAGAAAAGTCGCCAGAGATCGGATTAGCAACCGTTTATCGAACTTTAGAGTTATTGTCTGAGTTGAAAGTTGTCGATAAAATTAACTTTGGAGACGGTGTTTCGCGTTATGACTTACGCCAAGAAGGTGCACAGCGTTTCCATCATCATTTAATCTGTACACAATGCGGTGCTGTACAAGAAATACAAGAAGATTTACTTGGTGAAGTGGAGAATAAAGTGGAACGAGACTGGAGCTTTAAGGTGAAAGATCATCGTTTAACATTCCATGGGATTTGTAAAAATTGTCAAGAAAATGAAACGGATGAAAAATAACCTTTTCCTATTTAACTAGGAAGAGGTTTTTTATTTGAATAAGGTATAAATTGGTGAAAGCTTGGCATATGTTGTAATAACTTATATTTTGGAGGAATTTACAATGCGCCGAGCTTTAAAATTAACTTTTGATGGGATGAAAGTATTTTTATTATTTACAAGTTGTACGATTTTGTTTTATTTCGCTATACTATGGATAAATGAAGAATATGAAAGTTACCATCGTTATGAAAAGCCAAAAGAAGAGACTGTAGAAAAAGTATCAGGGAATGAGGAGCCGGAAAAGGATACTTTCGTAAATAGAATGATGTTTTTCTATGAAAATGGGGAGTAGTGTAGATTGGAAGATCAATTAAAAGATTTTATTCATTATATGATTGTTGAAAAAGGTTTAGCAAAAAATACAGTTGTATCTTATGAAC
It encodes:
- a CDS encoding bifunctional metallophosphatase/5'-nucleotidase codes for the protein MWKKIIPAVAVLSTITFSSVFAAPPSQAPAEQNRYIDVQMLGINDFHGQLDTVKKINNKEAGGADYLATYLKEHKKQNPNTLLVHAGDIVGASPPVSALLQDEPTIEFLNDLKFDVGTIGNHEFDEGIDEMRRLIYGGYHEKTGNFKGANFPYVAANFYNKSTGRLFLPPFTVKMVDGVPVGFIGVVTTDTPNVVMPTMLKNVEITDEVEAINKSTQQLKRLGVKSIVVLAHVGGTTDDTGVTNGDLTRIANETDPEVDVIFGGHSHTYVNGTVNNKLIVQANSYGMAFSDVDVTIDRKTKDIVKKKAEVITTYHEGVEPDKQVKQKLDQYKEKIAPLVNEVVGKSTAPIDRKQNDAGESTLGNLVADAQRQTMQTQIALMNPGGIRNDLDAGDITWGELYGIQPFGNQLIKVDLTGQDIRDILNQQWQKGATRMLQISGIQYTWDANKPNNEKVTNIRLTNGEELVPSKTYSVVANAFLASGGDGFVSFKNGKNAETGPNDFEALVDYVKQVKEPIQPIIDGRIQKNN
- a CDS encoding YqkE family protein, whose amino-acid sequence is MKKKKQRQTQRHSQMNQPEKESLTLGDQLNDSLMQQLKNKKKELQVREEKKEAAEQERKRKEQKEREKNKSFEELLSESSLTWKDFK
- a CDS encoding GrpB family protein, which translates into the protein MREIVVVPYENHWSEKFQMEAERLKSAMPEMVKVHHIGSTSVPGLAAKPIIDMIMEVESLDRVDHWNERFKELGYIVKGENGISRRRYFIHGTEEKRSYHLHVFEKGNPEIVRHLSFRDYMMAHCEEAEAYANLKKELAEKYTYDGTMYTEGKNEFVRNVDEKAKEWKGNKVND
- a CDS encoding aldo/keto reductase, whose amino-acid sequence is MHIPTTTLHNGVKMPMIGLGVYKAKEGDEVKQAVKTALEVGYRSIDTATVYENESGVGEAVRESGIPREDLFITTKVWNDDQGYEETLEAFEKSLKKLQMEYVDLYLIHWPIRGKYVDTYRALEKLYEEGKVRAIGVSNFHKHHLELLLPNCKVKPMVNQVELHPMLAQFELRDFCQGEQIQMEAWSPLMRGGEVFQHPIIQAISKKYEKSPAQVILRWDIQSGIVTIPKSVTPSRIKENFTIFDFLLTEEEMDQINTLNRNLHVGTNPDKYDTL
- a CDS encoding aldo/keto reductase produces the protein MKKRQLGNSDLYVTEIGFGCMSLGASEAEAMRIIDEAIDLGINFFDTADLYDYGLNEEFVGKALKGKRDQIVLTTKVGNRWTEEKNGWSWDPSKAYIKAEVKESLRRLQTDYIDLYQLHGGTIEDPIDETVEAFEELKKEGIIRHYGISSIRPNVIREYAKRSNIVSILMEYSLLNRRPEEWFPLLNEQQISVIARGPLAKGILTNNNARKIERVKEKDYLSYSYDELYSTLASVKEIIGESSLTGTAIQYCLHNETVAAVIPGASSIQQLQENIQASQQLSLTKEEYVQLQKIVKYDSYALHR
- the mciZ gene encoding Z-ring formation inhibitor MciZ; this translates as MKVYILPNRVTLVGKAWQIRHKLKQYGKEYTTVQEWITANKVKL
- a CDS encoding NUDIX hydrolase — translated: MSNLAERTVKTEPIFDGRVIKVRVDDVVLPNGEMSKREIVNHPGAVAIIAITDEGKIVLVEQYRKALEKAIVEIPAGKLEPGEKPEVTAVRELEEETGYVCENMELITSFYTSPGFADEILYVYKATGLKQKENKAALDEDEFVELMEVSLEEAIDLMKDLHIHDAKTMFAVQYLQLQK
- a CDS encoding GNAT family N-acetyltransferase yields the protein MKPLLLDFPTLFQTERLQVRKPFPGDGTEVYEAIQASLEDLLPWMPITAETEERAEEIVREAHGQFLLRETLDFHLYDKVSGTFIGAITLKPENWDIPKFSLHFWLHSAYTKHGYMTEAIKGAIQFAFDKLGARRIEIRTDATNINACNLAERLEFILEGTMENDFLAPDGSLRDARVYAKIN
- the spoIIM gene encoding stage II sporulation protein M; protein product: MWRKTWQDRLMSHIQENSSLYIFNAVLLLMGVIFGAILVNSLQINQKQDLSFYLQRFFGQVSKGEFAVAGEMFRESYFSQLKYIGFIWILGISIIGLPLIFILLFLKGVVVGFTVGFLVSQHGWNGLLLAFVSVLPQNLIIIPVFLVMTTIAASFSLRMIRHQFIRKITEPLLPLLIRYTCFFLVIGAVLAIASSVEVYASPVLMKEVVEAINKQ
- a CDS encoding Fur family transcriptional regulator; this translates as MEERIERIKKQLHAASYKLTPQREATVRVLLENEEDHLSAEDVYLLVKEKSPEIGLATVYRTLELLSELKVVDKINFGDGVSRYDLRQEGAQRFHHHLICTQCGAVQEIQEDLLGEVENKVERDWSFKVKDHRLTFHGICKNCQENETDEK
- a CDS encoding YqzK family protein; amino-acid sequence: MRRALKLTFDGMKVFLLFTSCTILFYFAILWINEEYESYHRYEKPKEETVEKVSGNEEPEKDTFVNRMMFFYENGE